The DNA window TATGCAGAGGAGCTCGTGAGGGAGTTTCTTGTCTTTAGAGGGTTTACAAGTACTTTGCAAGCTTTCGAATCTGAAATGTCCACTGATATTGGCAAAGGATTTCAAGTGGATAAGATTCTAGAGTTAATGTTCTCAGTATATGTGCCCAAATTTGATGCCGAAAGATTAGTTGGTCTGctgaattttttcaagaaatgCTTTTCATCCACTGAGATGGTTCTTTTCACTACGTTCTCAAAGTTGGAGGTCTCAATTCTACATCACTATATTGTCCATTGTATACAGTTTGGAAGGAAGGACAAACTTATAGAATTTCTTGGGACATATGGCAATGATTTGCTACAAAGCAGCCAGGATTGGATGCCATGGTTTGGTGGGTCCTCTCTtccatcctttttttcttcctttgcctTTGCTTTCTGTTTCTGATCCCTTGAATTTAGCCACTTGCCTCATTTATATGTGGATTTTCTTGCAGCTATTCCATATCTAAAGGACCCGAGTTTGGATCCACAATTTCGAGTTTACTTTTCCAAAGAGTGGTTAGATGCCTTACATCTTTCATTCAGAAATTTCTTGAGCGAGATCTTCAATGGTTCTCATATCCTTCAACAGAAATTTCTGTTTTAGTTTTTCTAAGTATTCTTTTAAGGGTGCTGATttcgatttaattttttttattcagcaGTCCATGTGTATTCGGgatcataataaaaaaatacacataatgaactttagatttttttacttATGTACTTTATCTGAGGAAATCAATATTAGCCTTCTATTGATATGGTTCCGTTTCCTGAATCATGGGGAATTAGAATTTTGGattaatcattttcttttctgttacACTTATCCATCATAAAGATGTTTTCAAAGGAGAGGTTGCCAACAAAGAATAGTCTTCTTGTTATTGTGTCAGTCAATCTCTTTAATGCTAATTTTTTGttgggaaaatattttttgtttactGGTTTTCATGTTAAGTTCTGTTTTTCCTGGACCAGAGTAAAATTaagttattgttttttttttaatctaacttttttggaaaaatatttgTGCATCTTATGTCAAATGATTGCATATAAGACTCCCGAAACACGTCCTTGACCAATCTACGCATCCCTACCCTATTAAAGATCAGTACTGAGAAGAATACAATCAAGCGTCTAAAGAAAGACATTAGACAACTCAATGATAAGTTGTCAGAGCTTCAGGCTCTATTAGAGGAAAAGGAGGCTCAGCTATGCCTGCTAAGAGGGTAAGGTTTTTTTTAAACAGGGTTTGTTTCCAGACTCCAGAGTATTACTGGGTGCAATTATCTGATTATAAACAATTGTTGCTTGTCCACAAAGTATGGCTTCATCAACAATGGAAAGAGGCAGGATCCAAAAGGATTTCTCTCCAACAATATCTGAGACTCCAGTTAAGGGTGCAAATGAAGTTACTTTTCCATCTGAGGGTCTTGATGAACATGAAGATACTTTTGAAACTGACCATCTGGGAGAAAGTGAAGCCTGGGTTCAGGATTCACAAGTTACCAACCCTGCTACGTTATTGTCGGAACTGACCCTATCCAGGCAAGAACATGGTGCAAGTTCTACAAAGCTTCCTGTTGGAGATGGTGGAACTGTGGATGGTCTTCAAATGTTTCAAGGCGGCCTTTATACAGGTTGTAACTATTTCCTTACTTATATCCATGGTTCGAAATCTTGGCGAAATTTCGGTAtgtcgggttttttttttttttttttttttttgtcgaaaCGAAATAAGGCACGAATCAATATGTGTGCCATATTTCGGTATTGTTTCGGTATTTCACCGAAACATTCCATGCcttataaatacataattttgTTGAGACAGAGTCGAAATTGAGGTTTTGACTCTGTCTCCCCTGTTTcagtggtttcggttccatttgcatattttgaaggaaaaacactccaacaagcctctaattagcccataatcacacattttgacttccattggactcctacaagaatATCTACActttcaaagcttaggaaagtttagttctttctccaaaactttttttttttttttttttgaaatggtATATAAATTCATGTTGGATGCTTGTAGagtttttatatgttagacactagaggccgatctatgacctcacggagtcgaaatatttttttttgtttttttgttttttttcctggtttaaaaattcatttttcattaatataaATTGTTACTTCTTATGATAAATATTGCTTTGATGGATGTCaactatatatatgttagtcACCAATGGCTGTTTTACGACTCCATCTGAGTGAAATGTTTTTCCAGCcggtaattattttttttaattttcgaaaaatatgaaaaatagattaataatttaaaaaatagggaaaaatatctgttttgattttaggaaactatatatatatatgtgtgtgtgtgtgtgtgtgtgtgtgtgtttagatgcattatttatttgttttactatcatattatatcttgttctagcaatgaagCAAGTAAAATCTCCAGAATagttcgacggttgctgccaaacaaagatGTAACTCAAAAAATTGtcatgttttaatatttttgcatttctatgttctaacatgtttattaaccttaaaataagctacccaccaagttttaggtcaaaatatggccatttgaccaccgaaacagtcaaccgaaaaaaaaaaaaaaaaatacaccaactcGGCTGAGATCTCCTGAACCCACCGAAACGAAAGGAAATGAAATTTCGAACCTTGCTTATATCCTCCACCTGCTTCCTAAGCATTAGAGGTCAGTTTGGTCATGTGGgatattggggggggggggNNNNNNNNNNNNNNNNNNNNGGGGGGGGGGAGTGCCAATGAGAGGCAAAAAGAAAGGGATTCTTTACTAGACTTGattatttagattttttcttttttctccataAGGGCAAAGAAAACAGATATCATCTTCAGGTTCTTGATGATCTATTTGCAATTGCCAAATCCACTTTTGGTTCATCAATTGAAtacattttattttacataCACAAACATGAGTATGATTGTCAACTGTTGGGCATGATGTTACAGAAAATGGTGGAGAAGTGCAGGTAGAAGAAGAATTTCCGGAAGTGAAAGTAGAGTTCCAGGTAAAATTCTTAATGAAATATAATTTgacatttctttccattttctaATAGCCTGTCAAATTTCTATATATGCATTTCGTGTCCCTCTTGTCACAAATCATGCCAACCCCAAAGTTCATGCAATTTGCTTTTTTTCCAGTTTTAACaaattattttctaaatatCATGTGGCATGTATTATAGGAAACATTCTTAGGCCACACAAGTCCAATTAGTAGGTGCCGCTTCTCTGCCTCCGGGAACAATATTGCAAGTGCTTCTTTGGATGGCACGGTCAGGTGGGCACTGTATTTTATTTGTGTATATTTGGTTTATTGCACCTAGCCTAGTTATCATTTCAATTGATCTTACCATCTTAGCAATCTACTTTTGTGGGACCACTGATCATGGGTCTATTTTCTGTCCAAAGTTAACGAAGGAATTCAATGGTTAACGTATGTGAATGGTTTATTTTCCGACAAGTTCCAATCTGAGAAGTATACCTATGGCTTGATGATATCTAGCCTAGTTTATTCTGATTGTGGCTTGTTGAAGAAGTTATATTTCTCCTACTTGATTAAATATTGAAGTTGGTTCACAAACTCATTTTGCACATTACATGTTCCAATGAAGGATATGGACGTGTGACTCTTCAACCTCAACATCAAGAAATGCCACTATATATTGTGGGGCAGAGATTATGTCACTTGACTGGGAGTGCAAATCTGACCGTTTGGTACGTTAAATGGAATATGCTCTACATTATGCTCAACTgatgtttgattttatttataaatggttCTTTTGCAGTTTTGGAGGTTAGAAATTCATTTTTCTTACTTATATTGTTCTTCTTGACAATATAGTTGCTCATAGGCACAGCCGATGGGGGCATTAAAGCATGGAATGTTGATGCAAAAAGAGTTGTCTGCGATCTCAATACGACTGCGAGATATCCAAGGTCCTCATTAAACTTTATCTCCCATCTCATTCTTCCTTTAAACTTGGTTTTCACATATTTTTTGGTAGTGCAGAGTTTTGGATCTGAAGTGCAGCCCTGTGGAACCAATTTTTGTCTCTGTGGCAGCATCTAGAGGGTACCTCCTTTTGCATCAAAACCTGTCATTCTAAAACATTTTAACTACTGGAGCCGTGCTTGGAGGGTTTGCTAATTCAATCTTTATTTATTCCTTATTGTATTGAAGATTTGTAATTGATATGCTTCTAAGTTTTGTAATGGTAAAATCTAGTCTGGTTACCATAGTTTCCACCTACTGTCTATAATGGAAGTTTAGGACTGTGATGCTAGTTTTGGTTTTCTTCATTACTCTATAATGGGACTGACCAAGGAGGCCTCTCAGGTAAAAACAAGCAATCTGATATATCACATCCATTACAGACAGAAATTGATCATGTACAATTAATAATTACTTCTCTATCGTTTATGGAATAAACCATTATATACTAAATTAATTGAAATTGGATTGTGGAATTAACTAGGAATTACACGTATTGGAGACAAAATTATAATAAGGAATTACAAAATCTTAACAAGCTGATGAATTGGCAAGGAGAACTGCTGCTAGGAGGTAAAAATAATGTTTGATGACATAGATCCAATTATTTCGTAGTTATAGATGGTAGTCGAAAGACTCAAAACTAGATAATCTTGATAAACTGCACCCTTATTACTcttgcttttctttctttcccttatttCCTTTGTTTGGTTGGAAGAGGTTCACATAATTACATTGTCTTGCAGGCATGGCTCAAGTTTTATTGACCAAATGGGGTTTGCCTCATTGACTGTTTGGAACATGAAGACATGGAAGCCTGTGGTATGTATTTGCTTGTTCAAGAACATATAATTTTGGTTCCTTCTGATTTTCCACTGCTAATCTCTGTGAAAATTTTGTCTTTTCGTGAAGACAGTCCTTCCTCTTGGCAATGATCCACCAGCAATTACTTCTGTTTGCTTTAATCACAATGGGAAGATTTTAGCTGCCTCTGCAACTGATGGAATGATTCACATGTTTGGTATCCTTCAGTTTAGTTTGATGGTGAATTCATTTGGATCCCTGTTTGATCCAGTCTCCACTTGTACATTTTGCTTATGTGTCTGTCATCCTTAATATGAAGAAGACATGTCAGCTGGCTTACAAATTACAGGTTGGCCGGGCCATGATTCTGGTCTAAGCTCTGTTCTGTTTGGTCCTGATGAGACAAGCATTTTCAGCTTGGGTTCTGATGGAAAAGTGAGTACCGTTTATGATTTCTTGGGGTTATACCAATATATACTGCAATAGCTTATACCGATATATACTACAATTGCACTAGTTATTGTTATCTAATCAGCATGTGTTTTGGTAAAGCATGTTCCTGCTCGATAGTCCTTGCCTGATATGATGATGTGGAGAAGTGTTAACTTCCGAGTGTTTGCTTGTAGATATTTGAGTGGAGCTTGCATAACCAGGGTCAAATTCTTTGGTCTGGAGACTGCAGCAGGTATGCCCACTACGACTATGACTTTGTCTTCGCATTGCTAGAATTAAGAGGATTTGTAACATTGCAATGACAGTATTGTCCTATTGGCTCAGAAGCATCCGACAACCAATATCAACTTGCCGTAACCATACAAGCCAGTGTCATGCATGGACATCAGCTGTAAAACAGTGACATTTGCAGACCAATTTTAGTTCTTCATGGTGCATTGAACATTTTTCCCGCCTAACACATTTGTATTGTTGATTTCCCATGACCATTCTTTCATATATTCTCGTGGGTTTTTCTTACTCATGGTAGTTAAAATCAGCAGTTCTTATCTAACACTAGATTCCTCATAATTCATTTTACATGTATTTTGAAAAGATCTTAAGCATTTGTGATTCCTGTTATCTAGGTTCTTCAACCTTGAGAGTGCAGAAATCTGCAGGCATGAAATGACATTGGATGCGAATGGAAAGAGACTATTGGTAACTTCAAAGTCAGTTAGATCACCAATATATCAGGTGAACCCTCAATGAAATACTTCTTTGGCATCGTTCTTACTACTTTTGGTACAATGGGGGTTGGGCCCCGGATAAAGGGATTCATGGGGCTTACACACCATACCGTACAGTTGGTCCCACTGACACAATTGGCTGTGGACAAATTATCCTGACCATCGAGTTGTTGGTCATGGATTGACAATTGACCTTTGTCTTGCAATGGTGGGTCCTGAACCCCTGCGTATGGTAGTATTGTTCCTAGTATTAGAGAGTTCTCATGAGATCAAATTTGGTTCAGGTTCAAGGTCAGCATCATACAAGAGGTTTTAGAACACTTCCACACTCAGCAGCTATAACAACAGTTGATTGGCACCCAACCTTGCCTATCTACTTGACTGGATCAGCTGACCACTCGGTTCGAGTCACATCCATTTCTTGAGGtttcttaattattattatttttttgggttcttttgtttattcatttatGGTGTTCATTTGTTTATAATTTATTATGGTTGATGGGAAGGGGTTTAACAGGGTTATATAGCCTTCAATATGGGGCCCAATCTGCTCTAGTTGTACCATTGTAAATGATGGGagctgaaatttttttaatctctaaTTAAGAAGTTAGGTCTTGACTTGTGTCACAGCAGCTCATGTCACAGAGCATACCTTCCATTTTTCCAATGGTTGTGTCATTTATTCAATGGTTAGAATGACCAAATTGTTGTTATTTATGTAGGAATGGACTCCCACATCATTTATTGtgaattcttaatttttttgttttatatttttttgataaattaaaattacaatgtAGGTACATTGAAGTTAAGCCTTAAGGcacaattttttaaatttaaaaataaattaaatgaccaAATTTATATGGGGAACCAATTTCAAATTCTAAGTAATAATAGTTATAATAATGACATTTTGATATTCTTATTTAGCTCTAAATCAATATTTTTCCTGAAAACCATGTAAATTTTCACTTTGCATGCCAAACCCAATCATATCCTTAGAAAATGTCTAAAGAAGTCATAACCAAAGTAAAACCCTTATTTTTGGCTACAAGCATATGAAAGGGTTTCAAGAAAGCATGAGAGATGGGATCGACAATACAAGTCATTTGGATAGACTCACATAAATTATCAAAAATGATTCTTGAACCATTCCAAGAAACATAGCCGTGGTTCTtattcccaattttttttagcatttaatttattttttatcaaacctTGCTTGAAATTTAATACCAACCAACAattgaggtttttgattttttgaaaaagtTTGACATGTAAAGTTgtagatctgattttttttttttttattaatgtaaACAATGATTCTCCCTGTATGATTGAGTGTTGTTGGTCAGCCTACTGGGCGTTAGTAGGGTAAATGACCATCAACTCCTATACTTATACATCCACACACACTTGCTTACGACATTGTTCGATCTCACAATCTCCTCCCCACTGCTAAAGCGTTTTactgtgtaaaaaaaaaattaaaaaaaaaaaaaaaaacccttataaTGCAACACCCATATATCATTATATCTATCCATATGGGTTGTGCGTCCATGCCTTGGGCTGCATGTCTAAAGGCTCCCCAGCCTTAAATCTGCACCACTGTATAGCACTCTAGAGAGGAGCCTGATCCGATACCTATCCCTACCCCTACTCCATAGAAGGTCTTTCAAAGTTCAGACCATATATGATCAAGAGGTTTGAGAGGGAACAATGGTCAAGGTTACATTAGTAAATGCAAACACACCAGACACCCTACAATGACGCCCTTATTAAGTGCACTGCAAATCGCTTCTTGCCCATGCCGTAGGGGCCCCTCCAGTCTTACAAGTGGACAAGAACTTTGTGTCCTTATTGGGAAGGACACATTTCTTTTGCCCATGCCGTAGGTCCAAGTCTGATAAAGCGGGTGAGTGGGTGTAGGATACCATCCATATTCCATATAAGATCTCTTGCACTTTTCATTCTCCATAGGACAATGCCAAGGTGTGTTTCCAATTTTGGGATGTTCAGTTTTCAGGCGTGACAATGCAAGAGAGCAAAAGTCCAAACTCATCTGATACCTGAAATCAAAGATGGCGTAGCATGTCACGGATCTACTTTCagaaggaatatttcaaatttctaGGTTTAATTTGTTATCATCacttttgcatcattccatcaTTCCATGGTTCTAAGAATCGGTAACGGATCGATTGAAATACCGTATTAAGTAGGTTCATATCAAAGGTATCGttgaaaaaattcaaattttcttttaatagaaaaataggAGTCAATCTGTCTATATGGGATgacgtaggggtgtcaattcgtggcccgacctgactaaaccgatcgggaccgtccgtttatagatcggcccggcccgaaccgtttattaaacgtgtcgggcttgagcccggcccgtttataaatggtcggtctcggttttgctacttggactgtCGGGCATCAGACctagaccgaccgaataacgttcgaccgagaccggcctattatgcaccgacttggcccgaccctttaatgattgtagaatacctattttacccctcaaattaaagaataaaaactaaaaagtaaagacatgttcacattttaaataatggttatatttggtatcatttattgatttattgtcatttttttgggcttgcatgagtgggttggaatataatagcacattttaaagagggcccgtttaaaaaccggttaaagcccgtttaacattaaacatgtccgtagcccggttaaggcccgactaaagcccgattaaggtagcccgattatagctcgagatcgaccgaccgaatataaagtgtaccatgccctcaataactaagcccgattagttaaatgggcggacacggtgtagcctttgaaagtcttcaagcccgattaagcccgaccgaaaccgaaccggcccg is part of the Macadamia integrifolia cultivar HAES 741 unplaced genomic scaffold, SCU_Mint_v3 scaffold1608, whole genome shotgun sequence genome and encodes:
- the LOC122064334 gene encoding WD repeat-containing protein 91 homolog isoform X2 — encoded protein: MENMQYAEELVREFLVFRGFTSTLQAFESEMSTDIGKGFQVDKILELMFSVYVPKFDAERLVGLLNFFKKCFSSTEMVLFTTFSKLEVSILHHYIVHCIQFGRKDKLIEFLGTYGNDLLQSSQDWMPWFAIPYLKDPSLDPQFRVYFSKEWLDALHLSFRNFLSEIFNGSRIPTLLKISTEKNTIKRLKKDIRQLNDKLSELQALLEEKEAQLCLLRGMASSTMERGRIQKDFSPTISETPVKGANEVTFPSEGLDEHEDTFETDHLGESEAWVQDSQVTNPATLLSELTLSRQEHGASSTKLPVGDGGTVDGLQMFQGGLYTENGGEVQVEEEFPEVKVEFQETFLGHTSPISRCRFSASGNNIASASLDGTVRIWTCDSSTSTSRNATIYCGAEIMSLDWECKSDRLLLIGTADGGIKAWNVDAKRVVCDLNTTARYPRVLDLKCSPVEPIFVSVAASRGHGSSFIDQMGFASLTVWNMKTWKPVTVLPLGNDPPAITSVCFNHNGKILAASATDGMIHMFDMSAGLQITGWPGHDSGLSSVLFGPDETSIFSLGSDGKIFEWSLHNQGQILWSGDCSRFFNLESAEICRHEMTLDANGKRLLVTSKSVRSPIYQVQGQHHTRGFRTLPHSAAITTVDWHPTLPIYLTGSADHSVRVTSIS
- the LOC122064334 gene encoding WD repeat-containing protein 91 homolog isoform X1; this translates as MENMQYAEELVREFLVFRGFTSTLQAFESEMSTDIGKGFQVDKILELMFSVYVPKFDAERLVGLLNFFKKCFSSTEMVLFTTFSKLEVSILHHYIVHCIQFGRKDKLIEFLGTYGNDLLQSSQDWMPWFAIPYLKDPSLDPQFRVYFSKEWLDALHLSFRNFLSEIFNGSRIPTLLKISTEKNTIKRLKKDIRQLNDKLSELQALLEEKEAQLCLLRGMASSTMERGRIQKDFSPTISETPVKGANEVTFPSEGLDEHEDTFETDHLGESEAWVQDSQVTNPATLLSELTLSRQEHGASSTKLPVGDGGTVDGLQMFQGGLYTENGGEVQVEEEFPEVKVEFQETFLGHTSPISRCRFSASGNNIASASLDGTVRIWTCDSSTSTSRNATIYCGAEIMSLDWECKSDRLLLIGTADGGIKAWNVDAKRVVCDLNTTARYPRVLDLKCSPVEPIFVSVAASRGHGSSFIDQMGFASLTVWNMKTWKPVTVLPLGNDPPAITSVCFNHNGKILAASATDGMIHMFEDMSAGLQITGWPGHDSGLSSVLFGPDETSIFSLGSDGKIFEWSLHNQGQILWSGDCSRFFNLESAEICRHEMTLDANGKRLLVTSKSVRSPIYQVQGQHHTRGFRTLPHSAAITTVDWHPTLPIYLTGSADHSVRVTSIS
- the LOC122064334 gene encoding WD repeat-containing protein 91 homolog isoform X3, which translates into the protein MPWFAIPYLKDPSLDPQFRVYFSKEWLDALHLSFRNFLSEIFNGSRIPTLLKISTEKNTIKRLKKDIRQLNDKLSELQALLEEKEAQLCLLRGMASSTMERGRIQKDFSPTISETPVKGANEVTFPSEGLDEHEDTFETDHLGESEAWVQDSQVTNPATLLSELTLSRQEHGASSTKLPVGDGGTVDGLQMFQGGLYTENGGEVQVEEEFPEVKVEFQETFLGHTSPISRCRFSASGNNIASASLDGTVRIWTCDSSTSTSRNATIYCGAEIMSLDWECKSDRLLLIGTADGGIKAWNVDAKRVVCDLNTTARYPRVLDLKCSPVEPIFVSVAASRGHGSSFIDQMGFASLTVWNMKTWKPVTVLPLGNDPPAITSVCFNHNGKILAASATDGMIHMFEDMSAGLQITGWPGHDSGLSSVLFGPDETSIFSLGSDGKIFEWSLHNQGQILWSGDCSRFFNLESAEICRHEMTLDANGKRLLVTSKSVRSPIYQVQGQHHTRGFRTLPHSAAITTVDWHPTLPIYLTGSADHSVRVTSIS
- the LOC122064334 gene encoding WD repeat-containing protein 91 homolog isoform X4; this encodes MVCYSISKGPEFGSTISSLLFQRVVRCLTSFIQKFLERDLQWFSLLKISTEKNTIKRLKKDIRQLNDKLSELQALLEEKEAQLCLLRGMASSTMERGRIQKDFSPTISETPVKGANEVTFPSEGLDEHEDTFETDHLGESEAWVQDSQVTNPATLLSELTLSRQEHGASSTKLPVGDGGTVDGLQMFQGGLYTENGGEVQVEEEFPEVKVEFQETFLGHTSPISRCRFSASGNNIASASLDGTVRIWTCDSSTSTSRNATIYCGAEIMSLDWECKSDRLLLIGTADGGIKAWNVDAKRVVCDLNTTARYPRVLDLKCSPVEPIFVSVAASRGHGSSFIDQMGFASLTVWNMKTWKPVTVLPLGNDPPAITSVCFNHNGKILAASATDGMIHMFEDMSAGLQITGWPGHDSGLSSVLFGPDETSIFSLGSDGKIFEWSLHNQGQILWSGDCSRFFNLESAEICRHEMTLDANGKRLLVTSKSVRSPIYQVQGQHHTRGFRTLPHSAAITTVDWHPTLPIYLTGSADHSVRVTSIS